In one window of Candidatus Sulfotelmatobacter sp. DNA:
- a CDS encoding substrate-binding domain-containing protein encodes MKLALLVLAVALPSAAMAADVRILAAAAVAPGLSKVAEQYRKDTKNRLRIQYANPQQLERRVGAGESADVLIGSPGLMNDQLRRNKIEAEKHIFLGRVGIGVAIRSGGFDPDIATLDRFKQALLGADAIVYAQPGAGTYLEKLFELLGIGEQLKPKTVRYAGATQVLEHIAGGKAMEIGFATLPEIRLFEGKGVKLIGPLPEQIQQTTAYSAAVMTETTDAEVAREFIQYLESPSAKAIFASAGFDN; translated from the coding sequence GTGAAGCTCGCGCTGCTGGTCCTGGCGGTAGCTTTGCCGAGCGCCGCCATGGCCGCGGACGTCAGGATCCTCGCCGCCGCGGCGGTCGCTCCCGGCCTGAGCAAGGTCGCCGAGCAGTACCGCAAGGACACCAAGAACCGGCTGAGGATCCAGTACGCCAACCCGCAGCAGCTCGAGCGGCGCGTAGGCGCGGGCGAGTCTGCGGATGTGCTCATCGGCTCGCCCGGGCTGATGAACGACCAGCTGCGCCGGAACAAGATCGAGGCGGAGAAGCACATCTTCCTCGGCCGCGTGGGCATCGGCGTCGCGATCCGCTCGGGCGGCTTCGATCCCGACATCGCCACGCTCGACCGCTTCAAGCAGGCGCTCCTCGGAGCCGACGCGATCGTCTACGCCCAGCCCGGGGCCGGAACCTACCTGGAGAAGCTGTTCGAGCTGCTCGGCATCGGCGAGCAGCTCAAGCCGAAGACGGTCCGCTATGCCGGCGCGACACAGGTGCTCGAACACATCGCGGGCGGCAAGGCCATGGAGATCGGCTTCGCGACCCTCCCCGAGATCCGGCTGTTCGAGGGCAAGGGGGTGAAGCTCATCGGCCCGCTGCCCGAGCAGATCCAGCAGACCACGGCCTATTCGGCCGCGGTCATGACCGAGACGACCGACGCGGAGGTCGCGCGCGAATTCATCCAGTACCTGGAATCGCCTTCGGCGAAGGCGATTTTCGCCTCGGCCGGGTTCGACAACTGA